From a single Acidobacteriota bacterium genomic region:
- the trmFO gene encoding methylenetetrahydrofolate--tRNA-(uracil(54)-C(5))-methyltransferase (FADH(2)-oxidizing) TrmFO — translation MTSVNQVTVIGGGLAGSEAAWQAAERGAKVRLYEMRPMRPTPAHQSANLGEIVCSNSLKSDEPGTAPFMLKEELRRGGSLLLSVAHQTAVPAGAALAVDREKFSEEVTRRISAHPNIEIIRQEITAIPAEGVVIIATGPLTSPALSAAISQLTGSTHLYFYDAISPIVDAETINYTIVWRAARYDKGGADYLNCPFDEAAYQRFYEALLAAESVALHEFEETLFFEACLPIEEIARRGIDTLRFGPMKPVGLVNPRTGKIPYAVVQLRQENLLADSYNIVGFQNHLKFGAQKAVLQLIPGLEHAEFIRFGQVHRNTFICSPALLNETLQMKAQPRILFAGQISGVEGYIEAMATGFMAGVNAARIAQGKAIEKPPRRTAMGSLTNYVANAEAKNFQPMNIMFGLLPPLDTELRKKAKGKRERHQVQVELGLKDFDEWRSGYLSNGSQ, via the coding sequence ATGACAAGTGTAAATCAGGTTACAGTGATTGGCGGCGGGCTTGCGGGCAGCGAAGCCGCCTGGCAAGCCGCAGAGCGCGGCGCGAAGGTTCGCCTCTATGAGATGCGCCCGATGCGTCCGACACCTGCGCACCAGAGCGCCAACCTCGGTGAAATCGTCTGCTCGAATTCACTCAAATCGGATGAGCCGGGAACTGCGCCTTTCATGTTAAAAGAGGAGTTAAGGCGCGGCGGTTCGTTGCTGCTTTCGGTTGCTCATCAAACAGCGGTTCCGGCAGGCGCAGCCCTTGCGGTTGACCGCGAAAAATTTTCCGAAGAAGTGACGCGCCGCATCAGCGCCCATCCGAATATTGAAATCATTCGCCAAGAGATTACCGCAATTCCTGCCGAAGGCGTGGTCATCATTGCCACCGGGCCGCTCACCTCGCCGGCGCTTTCTGCGGCAATCAGCCAGCTCACAGGTTCAACCCATCTCTATTTCTATGACGCGATTTCACCCATCGTTGATGCCGAAACCATCAACTACACAATCGTCTGGCGGGCGGCGCGTTACGATAAAGGCGGTGCCGATTATCTCAATTGCCCGTTTGATGAAGCCGCGTATCAAAGGTTTTACGAAGCTTTGCTTGCCGCTGAATCCGTCGCCTTGCATGAGTTTGAAGAGACCTTGTTTTTCGAGGCGTGCTTGCCAATTGAAGAGATTGCCCGGCGCGGCATCGATACTTTGCGTTTCGGGCCGATGAAACCCGTAGGTCTCGTCAATCCGCGCACCGGAAAAATTCCTTACGCGGTGGTGCAACTCCGTCAGGAAAACCTGCTTGCCGACAGTTACAACATCGTCGGCTTTCAAAATCATCTGAAATTTGGCGCGCAAAAGGCTGTGCTGCAATTGATTCCCGGTCTTGAACATGCCGAATTCATACGCTTCGGGCAGGTGCATCGCAATACCTTTATCTGTTCGCCTGCGCTGTTAAATGAAACCTTGCAAATGAAAGCGCAGCCGCGCATTCTCTTTGCGGGACAAATTTCCGGCGTCGAAGGTTATATCGAAGCGATGGCGACAGGGTTTATGGCAGGCGTCAATGCAGCGCGCATCGCACAAGGGAAAGCGATTGAAAAGCCGCCGCGGCGCACGGCAATGGGCAGCCTCACGAATTATGTCGCGAATGCCGAAGCGAAAAATTTTCAGCCGATGAATATCATGTTTGGACTGCTGCCGCCGCTCGATACAGAACTTCGCAAGAAAGCCAAAGGCAAACGCGAGCGTCATCAGGTGCAGGTTGAACTCGGATTAAAGGATTTCGATGAGTGGCGTAGCGGCTATTTATCCAACGGTTCACAATGA
- a CDS encoding restriction endonuclease, producing the protein MDVIFKIPQESSAYPDSSAYVIEQISTIIKAAIDAGRNRIFIHTNLKRGLPLENINKVAGPFVEAWALEQFETIAELSGNEFELINVQAGKRLDPFDIVLQFKRQDNSVEYLSANVDVKATAEDIVTSGKSPNITSFARIRSEYLDDPDYIFIILSLKHRVYSEKDIVTAMTNGIMEVVSFAAYDLKYISTSDISYNPALGTGQIQIRDIHYVTVERRTTWEFLQILDGKFIRSRGKDAWLKMAKKYQWVKES; encoded by the coding sequence ATGGATGTAATTTTTAAAATTCCTCAAGAAAGCTCCGCCTATCCTGATTCATCAGCCTATGTCATCGAACAAATTTCTACTATCATCAAAGCAGCCATAGACGCAGGTAGAAACCGAATTTTCATTCATACCAATCTCAAACGTGGATTACCGCTTGAAAATATAAATAAGGTAGCAGGGCCTTTTGTTGAAGCTTGGGCGCTAGAGCAGTTTGAAACGATAGCCGAACTCTCCGGTAATGAATTTGAGTTAATCAATGTTCAGGCGGGAAAACGTTTAGACCCTTTCGACATCGTTTTGCAATTCAAACGCCAGGACAACTCCGTTGAATATCTTTCTGCCAATGTAGATGTAAAAGCGACTGCCGAAGACATCGTAACTTCGGGCAAAAGCCCAAATATCACTTCTTTTGCGCGCATTCGTTCCGAGTACCTTGATGACCCGGATTACATTTTTATCATTCTTTCTCTAAAGCACCGCGTCTATTCGGAGAAAGATATTGTGACGGCAATGACCAATGGAATTATGGAAGTAGTGTCGTTTGCCGCTTATGATTTGAAATACATTTCCACATCAGACATCAGTTACAATCCGGCTCTGGGTACTGGTCAGATACAAATACGAGATATACACTATGTCACAGTTGAACGGCGAACGACTTGGGAATTCTTGCAAATTCTGGATGGTAAATTTATTCGTTCAAGGGGAAAGGATGCTTGGTTAAAAATGGCGAAGAAGTATCAATGGGTTAAGGAGAGTTAA
- a CDS encoding site-specific DNA-methyltransferase, with protein sequence MEIPQLICGDAIEEMEKMPDDSADLIIADPPYNLGKNYGNNLDLKAWHEYEAFTLKWLNEAKRLLKPSGSIYVFMGVRFISRLFLMMEESLGLVFNGWITWHYTQGMGRKNGFSPRHEDILYFTKSQKFTFNLDDIRVPQKYYRERNNMAGANPGDVWQFSHVHYCSEERENHPTQKPEALLERIIRASSNPNDVVIDPFVGSGTTCRVAQVLKRKSIGIDINPEYIALSQRRVNSIFTNFDSIDPRVQRTPKDLPKDDASQAALLFEIGNSQ encoded by the coding sequence ATGGAGATTCCACAACTGATTTGCGGAGATGCAATTGAAGAGATGGAGAAAATGCCCGATGACTCCGCTGACCTTATTATTGCAGACCCCCCTTATAATCTCGGCAAAAATTATGGCAACAATCTGGATTTGAAGGCTTGGCACGAATATGAAGCGTTTACACTGAAATGGCTTAATGAAGCAAAGCGTCTGTTGAAACCTTCTGGCTCAATTTATGTCTTTATGGGTGTGCGATTCATCTCCAGATTATTTCTAATGATGGAAGAATCTTTAGGGCTGGTCTTCAACGGTTGGATAACCTGGCATTACACACAAGGGATGGGTCGTAAAAACGGCTTTTCGCCAAGACACGAAGACATTTTGTATTTTACAAAATCGCAAAAATTTACTTTTAACCTCGACGATATCCGAGTTCCGCAAAAATATTATCGAGAAAGAAATAACATGGCAGGCGCAAACCCCGGCGATGTCTGGCAGTTTTCTCACGTCCATTACTGTAGCGAAGAGAGAGAAAACCACCCTACGCAAAAACCTGAGGCGTTGTTGGAGCGAATAATTCGAGCCAGCTCAAATCCAAACGATGTTGTTATCGACCCTTTCGTTGGTAGCGGCACAACCTGTAGAGTTGCACAGGTACTAAAGCGTAAATCCATAGGCATTGACATCAACCCCGAATACATCGCCCTGAGCCAAAGACGAGTGAATTCGATATTCACCAATTTTGATTCCATCGACCCAAGAGTACAACGAACCCCGAAAGATTTGCCGAAAGATGATGCTTCACAGGCTGCCTTGCTTTTTGAAATAGGAAATTCCCAATGA
- a CDS encoding N-acetylmuramoyl-L-alanine amidase produces the protein MKIIVLTSVLCLLLQSCFAQSSQFKSNTDQSNQADKFKGVNKAPGFSKRVVCIDPGHPSETSAGSVVQNGTTEVHIVWVVALKLKKLLEAEGIKVVMTKQKENQQVTNKARAETANRAKADLMIRLHCDASQDNGYAIYSPDRQGTVQGVTGPAQTVIDRSRIAADFVHQGMAGVLEGVLKDGGARGDSQTFVGSKQGALTGSIFSQVPAVLVEMVVLSNPSDAEFIKTEDGQLKMAQAIAAGIKLYLQQNP, from the coding sequence ATGAAAATCATTGTTCTGACATCTGTTTTATGTCTACTTCTCCAAAGCTGTTTCGCGCAAAGTTCACAATTCAAATCCAACACTGACCAATCCAATCAAGCAGACAAATTCAAAGGTGTAAATAAAGCGCCGGGTTTTTCCAAGCGCGTGGTCTGCATTGACCCCGGACATCCTTCGGAAACCAGCGCCGGAAGTGTCGTGCAAAACGGCACCACCGAAGTTCACATCGTCTGGGTCGTCGCTTTGAAATTAAAAAAACTGCTCGAAGCCGAAGGCATCAAAGTTGTCATGACCAAGCAGAAAGAGAATCAACAGGTCACCAATAAAGCGCGCGCCGAAACTGCCAATCGCGCCAAAGCCGATTTGATGATTCGCCTGCATTGCGATGCTTCGCAGGATAACGGTTATGCCATTTACAGTCCCGACCGGCAAGGCACTGTGCAAGGGGTCACAGGCCCCGCGCAAACGGTGATTGACCGCAGCCGCATCGCCGCCGATTTCGTTCATCAAGGCATGGCAGGCGTTCTTGAGGGGGTGTTGAAAGATGGCGGGGCGCGCGGCGATTCGCAAACTTTTGTCGGTTCCAAGCAGGGCGCGCTCACCGGTTCGATCTTTTCCCAAGTCCCGGCAGTGCTGGTTGAAATGGTGGTGCTCAGCAATCCATCGGATGCCGAATTCATCAAGACCGAAGATGGACAACTGAAAATGGCGCAGGCTATTGCCGCAGGGATTAAACTATACCTGCAACAAAATCCGTAA
- a CDS encoding YARHG domain-containing protein, giving the protein MPNRLKRILRAGLFATCIITLLSGFTWQKFANLDRWEKFDFAKQIIKPEQIQPLTLKELSLLRGIVFGKHGRIFREPDISDYLYSRQWYEPTDEFKNSLLNDTERKNIDLIRETESKKHMKVEPGDLRFYRDRIITREMLGKHSLAELHVMRAEIEAIHGKRFDDEPTLQTYFEERYWYTSAEKYDPKTLSEIERRNMALIAAATKEQRNLKLSPGDMAYFQNQALTEDLLKGLSLYELRILRNEIYARRGRQFRTFWIADYFYSQDWYKPMDDFGEPELSAIEKQNIATIVAYENRIHQELGNKVITRDLLEGMFLEDASKLRNEIYARRGKVFKDKWLNKYYASFSWYKANPRFSEAMLTPTEKTNIATIRAYEKQATSLMDMVEG; this is encoded by the coding sequence ATGCCAAACAGATTGAAGCGAATTTTAAGAGCCGGGTTATTCGCCACCTGCATCATCACTTTGCTTAGCGGTTTCACCTGGCAAAAGTTTGCTAATCTCGACCGCTGGGAAAAATTCGATTTTGCCAAACAAATCATTAAACCCGAACAGATTCAACCGCTCACCTTGAAAGAACTCTCACTGCTTCGCGGAATTGTCTTTGGTAAACACGGACGCATCTTCCGCGAACCCGATATTTCCGACTACCTTTATTCGCGCCAGTGGTACGAACCGACCGATGAATTCAAAAACAGCCTGCTCAATGACACCGAGCGCAAAAATATTGATTTGATACGCGAAACGGAATCGAAAAAACATATGAAGGTTGAACCCGGCGATTTGCGTTTCTATCGCGACCGCATCATCACACGTGAAATGCTCGGCAAACATTCGCTTGCCGAACTGCATGTCATGCGCGCCGAAATCGAAGCGATTCATGGCAAACGCTTCGATGATGAACCGACCTTGCAAACCTATTTTGAGGAACGTTACTGGTACACCTCCGCAGAAAAATACGACCCGAAAACGCTTTCGGAAATCGAACGCCGGAATATGGCATTGATTGCTGCGGCAACCAAAGAGCAACGCAATTTAAAACTCTCGCCCGGCGACATGGCATATTTTCAAAATCAAGCGTTGACCGAAGATTTACTGAAAGGTTTGAGCTTGTATGAACTGAGAATTCTCAGAAATGAAATTTATGCGCGACGTGGCAGACAGTTTCGTACCTTCTGGATTGCCGATTATTTCTATTCACAGGATTGGTACAAGCCGATGGATGATTTCGGCGAGCCGGAACTGTCGGCAATCGAAAAACAGAACATCGCCACCATCGTCGCTTATGAAAATCGCATTCACCAGGAGTTGGGCAACAAAGTCATCACCAGAGATTTGCTTGAAGGCATGTTTTTGGAAGATGCCAGTAAATTGCGCAATGAAATTTATGCGCGACGCGGCAAGGTATTCAAAGACAAATGGCTGAATAAATATTACGCGAGCTTTTCGTGGTATAAAGCCAACCCGCGTTTTTCTGAAGCGATGCTCACGCCAACCGAAAAGACCAATATCGCCACCATTCGCGCATATGAAAAACAGGCGACCAGTTTGATGGATATGGTCGAGGGCTGA
- a CDS encoding S41 family peptidase yields the protein MKKILLIALLILSLTGSIKAQTPTAQPATAIAHTTDSKSTAEIRKETFEVVWRTVKDKHFDPTLGGVDWFKVRDKYEPRLASINDNNALYVLLQEMLGELHQSHFNIIPPEAIVPDDVKEPPNGGIGIDVRMLDGKAVITRVEPESKAEQAGIRSGFVIKKIENTTVEELFERAKKRKEPIAWTNLRTMRAVLARLNGKPGESVRFTYQNDRNKEREIALERERLKGEMSKPLGNFPPQYTEIETKRLAGNIGYIRFNTFALNLTDRIKAAVRSMTDTEGVIFDLRGNPGGVGGMASTIASVLSNQSGSLGTMRMRTSEVRFVIFPQREVNLKPVVILIDGASASTSEIFAGGMQELGRAVIVGERSLGAALPSTFQKLPTGALLQFAIADFKTPKGVLLEGRGVIPNVEVKLTRASLLQGRDMQLEKAIEQIQKRAKSVSALSR from the coding sequence ATGAAAAAAATTTTATTAATCGCCCTGTTGATTTTGTCTCTAACAGGTTCTATTAAGGCGCAGACCCCGACTGCGCAACCGGCAACCGCCATTGCCCACACTACCGACAGCAAAAGCACAGCGGAAATTCGCAAAGAGACTTTCGAGGTCGTCTGGCGCACGGTCAAAGATAAACATTTCGACCCGACGCTGGGCGGCGTTGACTGGTTCAAAGTGCGCGATAAATACGAGCCGCGCCTGGCAAGCATCAATGATAACAATGCGCTTTATGTCCTGTTGCAAGAGATGCTCGGCGAATTGCATCAATCGCATTTCAACATCATTCCACCCGAAGCCATCGTGCCCGATGATGTCAAAGAACCGCCCAACGGCGGCATCGGCATCGATGTGCGAATGCTCGACGGTAAAGCCGTCATCACCCGCGTTGAACCTGAGTCGAAAGCCGAACAAGCCGGTATTCGCTCAGGTTTTGTGATTAAAAAAATCGAAAACACCACGGTCGAAGAGTTGTTTGAACGCGCCAAAAAACGCAAAGAGCCAATCGCCTGGACAAATTTGCGAACCATGCGCGCGGTGCTTGCGCGTCTGAACGGCAAGCCCGGTGAAAGCGTCCGTTTCACTTATCAGAACGACCGCAACAAGGAGCGCGAAATCGCTCTTGAGCGCGAACGCCTGAAAGGCGAAATGTCGAAACCGCTCGGCAATTTCCCGCCACAATACACAGAGATTGAAACCAAACGCCTGGCTGGCAACATCGGCTACATTCGCTTCAATACCTTCGCCTTGAATTTGACCGACCGCATTAAAGCGGCGGTGCGTTCGATGACCGATACCGAAGGCGTAATTTTTGATTTGCGCGGCAATCCGGGCGGCGTCGGCGGCATGGCTTCAACGATTGCCAGCGTGTTATCGAATCAATCGGGTTCGCTTGGCACCATGCGCATGCGAACCAGTGAAGTGCGGTTTGTGATCTTTCCGCAACGCGAAGTGAATCTGAAACCCGTGGTGATTTTAATTGACGGGGCGAGCGCTTCGACTTCGGAAATTTTTGCCGGCGGCATGCAGGAACTTGGACGGGCGGTAATTGTCGGCGAACGCAGCCTGGGCGCGGCATTGCCTTCTACTTTTCAAAAATTGCCGACCGGCGCGTTGTTGCAATTTGCCATTGCCGATTTCAAAACCCCGAAAGGCGTATTGCTCGAAGGTCGTGGCGTGATTCCCAACGTCGAAGTGAAATTAACCCGCGCCAGTTTATTGCAGGGACGCGATATGCAACTTGAAAAAGCTATCGAACAAATACAGAAACGGGCAAAGAGTGTCTCGGCACTCAGCCGTTAG
- the dndC gene encoding DNA phosphorothioation system sulfurtransferase DndC — MASTTPVNTDVLLAVETESTLSLKTIVKDTTIEIITQYKADDRPWIVGFSGGKDSTTLLQMVFNALKSLSKSELRKEIHVLCNDTLVENPAVVRFIDDTLDKIRRAGEKLKLPITVAKVTPTLADSFWVNLIGKGYPSPNRFFRWCTERMKINPTSEYIKKVTSDGEAIILLGTRKAESSNRAQSMKSYERKGHRLRRHTLPGVFVYAPIANLSDRDIWNYLLNVPSPWGASNSKLYTLYRNASGGECPLVIDTSTPSCGNSRFGCWVCTVVDVDKSMEGLIDAGETWMEPMLDMRDWLREIRNDLTMRQTWRRDLSDGTGPFTKAAREAILRRLLTVQQETGLNLISEEELSAIQWIWHHDFHDAPVVAEIYKEVFGKEVLVVRDEIVKRRKEERELLEQICAEEGVPPELIEQLAQIEKDKSGLMRRHGLFQDIDRALRMYLKRTEDASPLTHA, encoded by the coding sequence ATGGCTTCAACTACACCGGTCAATACCGATGTTTTACTTGCTGTCGAAACTGAAAGCACACTCTCACTCAAAACCATCGTTAAAGACACCACTATCGAAATCATCACGCAATACAAAGCCGATGACCGACCATGGATTGTTGGCTTCAGCGGCGGCAAAGATTCAACCACGCTTTTACAGATGGTCTTTAATGCGTTGAAATCGCTTTCCAAATCTGAATTGCGTAAAGAAATTCATGTCCTTTGCAACGATACGCTGGTTGAAAACCCTGCGGTGGTTCGCTTCATTGACGACACCCTCGATAAAATTCGCCGGGCAGGAGAGAAATTAAAATTGCCGATAACCGTCGCCAAAGTCACGCCGACTTTGGCAGACTCGTTTTGGGTCAACCTGATCGGCAAAGGCTATCCGTCGCCCAATCGCTTCTTTCGCTGGTGTACGGAACGCATGAAGATCAACCCGACCAGCGAGTACATCAAAAAGGTGACAAGCGATGGTGAGGCAATCATTCTGCTTGGCACGCGCAAAGCCGAGAGTTCCAACCGTGCGCAATCAATGAAGAGTTACGAACGCAAAGGGCATCGCCTGCGCCGCCATACGTTGCCCGGCGTCTTTGTTTATGCGCCGATTGCCAACCTTTCCGACCGGGACATCTGGAATTATCTTTTGAACGTGCCATCGCCGTGGGGCGCAAGCAACAGCAAACTCTACACGCTTTATCGCAATGCTTCGGGCGGTGAATGCCCGCTGGTGATTGACACCAGCACGCCGAGTTGCGGCAATTCGCGTTTCGGTTGCTGGGTCTGTACCGTCGTTGACGTAGACAAATCAATGGAGGGTTTGATTGACGCAGGCGAAACGTGGATGGAACCGATGCTTGATATGCGCGACTGGTTGCGCGAGATTCGCAATGATTTGACGATGCGGCAAACCTGGCGGCGTGATTTGAGTGATGGAACCGGCCCGTTTACAAAAGCAGCCCGTGAAGCGATTTTGCGAAGATTACTTACAGTTCAGCAAGAGACCGGGTTAAATTTAATTTCCGAAGAAGAGTTGTCTGCTATCCAGTGGATATGGCATCACGATTTTCACGACGCGCCGGTAGTCGCGGAAATTTATAAAGAAGTTTTCGGCAAAGAGGTATTGGTCGTGAGAGATGAAATCGTCAAACGACGCAAAGAGGAGCGTGAACTTCTGGAACAGATTTGCGCCGAAGAAGGCGTTCCCCCTGAATTGATCGAACAACTCGCGCAGATCGAAAAAGACAAAAGCGGTCTGATGCGCCGACACGGATTGTTTCAAGATATTGATAGAGCGTTGAGAATGTATTTGAAAAGAACCGAAGATGCGTCTCCTTTAACTCATGCCTGA
- a CDS encoding HNH endonuclease, which produces MPQLAQVVAYASLDEDLFILYLKPETREIIRQTLIKTYFGNQSELVQAVVSENRQINNLEEMLIKQAEQKMLIRQKEIPETPLRSAAFRSVIMKLYDYTCAACCLRIITLNGTSAVDAAHIIPFSESHDDGIGNGLALCKLHHWAFDIGIIALDDRYKIMVSSAFEESGSKEMVIKSLRGKEIILPPQKPFFPSLHSIHWHRSHKFQN; this is translated from the coding sequence ATGCCGCAACTTGCTCAGGTCGTCGCTTATGCAAGTTTGGATGAAGACCTTTTCATCTTATATCTAAAGCCTGAAACGCGAGAAATCATTCGACAGACGCTCATAAAAACTTACTTCGGCAATCAAAGCGAATTGGTTCAAGCAGTAGTGAGTGAAAATCGTCAAATAAACAATTTGGAAGAAATGTTGATTAAACAGGCTGAACAAAAAATGCTCATCAGGCAAAAAGAAATTCCTGAAACGCCGCTTCGTAGTGCAGCATTTCGCAGCGTGATTATGAAACTTTATGACTATACTTGCGCTGCTTGCTGTTTGAGAATCATCACCCTCAACGGAACATCCGCAGTTGATGCCGCGCACATCATTCCCTTTTCCGAATCGCATGACGACGGCATTGGCAATGGTCTGGCTTTGTGCAAATTGCATCACTGGGCTTTTGATATTGGAATCATCGCGCTTGATGATCGCTATAAAATCATGGTTTCTTCGGCATTCGAGGAAAGTGGCTCTAAAGAAATGGTAATCAAATCGCTCCGAGGAAAAGAAATCATCTTGCCGCCTCAAAAACCGTTTTTTCCTTCACTTCATTCAATACATTGGCATCGCAGCCATAAATTTCAAAACTAA
- a CDS encoding UPF0175 family protein, whose amino-acid sequence MATVREITLQISEEAFSALRRSPEEFAREMRLAAAIHWYERGEISQEKAAEIAGLDRTGFLLELARQHEEVFVVDMNDLKRELKWQSRFAHDTSQS is encoded by the coding sequence ATGGCAACGGTTAGAGAAATAACTTTGCAAATATCCGAAGAAGCGTTTTCAGCTTTACGACGTTCGCCCGAAGAGTTTGCCCGTGAGATGCGACTTGCGGCGGCGATTCATTGGTATGAGCGCGGCGAAATTTCTCAAGAAAAAGCTGCCGAAATTGCCGGTCTTGACCGCACAGGGTTTTTATTAGAACTGGCGCGGCAACACGAAGAGGTTTTCGTCGTAGATATGAATGATTTGAAAAGAGAATTGAAGTGGCAAAGCCGTTTTGCCCACGATACAAGCCAAAGTTGA
- a CDS encoding PIN domain-containing protein, with product MNITDALQNTTQVFLDTAPVIYYVEKNPSYIDLVKTVFDQIDSGLLTAVTSPVTLAECLVEPYRSGAIQLQVDFSDLIVYGNNTIFTPIDQESARRAAELRARYNLTLTDALQVSIALITGCQALLTNDNTLKRVSEINILLLNELSL from the coding sequence ATGAACATCACCGACGCTCTACAAAATACTACACAGGTATTTCTTGATACGGCACCCGTCATTTACTACGTCGAAAAAAATCCATCTTATATTGATCTGGTCAAAACTGTTTTTGACCAGATAGATTCAGGATTGCTCACCGCTGTAACTTCCCCTGTGACCTTGGCGGAATGTTTAGTTGAACCCTATCGTTCAGGGGCGATTCAATTACAAGTGGATTTCTCAGACCTCATTGTTTATGGGAACAATACGATTTTCACACCGATTGATCAGGAAAGCGCAAGGCGGGCTGCCGAATTGCGGGCGCGTTACAATTTAACGCTCACAGATGCCCTGCAAGTTTCGATTGCCTTGATTACGGGTTGCCAAGCATTGCTGACCAATGACAACACACTCAAACGGGTCTCTGAAATCAACATTCTATTATTAAACGAATTGTCGCTGTAA
- a CDS encoding DndE family protein — MPDIRPSQSSWEVVDTLKRVWDVRVNYVPIRIAIGRSLLSGDTPNPSAANTDGRAIDMQQILSAGESDYAPLFRALITQRHKQVLSDDEFLQLLKAHIDHGFDLIREDSKTFKNSDDWVDYLIELTQTGLDQRKQEALPQPEIVASFSGLLTLTLGEDAKTGEPVTVEFNRRTNNYLAVAGKPGSGKTQFVKDLLVQLRRQSDYQVNFIFFDYSKGDVADDDKFIKATRAEVIKLPDASLPINPFSRVNVGSEMAIKMAAQEFSDTVRDIERNMGAVQGQFLYDAILTAFDVARGETLPYPDFHEVRKEVDYAYFNNNRKPDTLSEVIRQITDFQIFGKAKNKELWKTLTDKTVVVDLHGLTVLRELTVCLVLDAIHRELMAMPDSEVINGARAMRTIIVIDEAHHYLKDKKRNRILQRLIREIRSKGASVFLLSQSPDDYDQNEFNFAEMLEFIFVLQSSANASKFLQSALGITAQRAKPLLAEVANLKSGDAITKSFDETKREGFSHLKLRQFWRDFKK; from the coding sequence ATGCCGGATATACGACCCTCGCAATCATCCTGGGAAGTGGTTGATACGCTCAAGCGCGTGTGGGATGTGCGCGTCAACTATGTGCCGATTCGCATTGCTATCGGGCGTTCGCTGCTTTCAGGTGATACGCCTAATCCATCGGCAGCAAACACCGACGGGCGGGCAATTGATATGCAACAAATCCTCAGCGCCGGGGAGTCAGATTATGCGCCGCTGTTTCGCGCCCTCATCACCCAACGCCACAAACAGGTTTTAAGCGATGACGAGTTTTTACAACTCCTGAAAGCTCACATTGACCACGGCTTCGATTTGATTCGTGAAGACAGTAAAACTTTCAAAAACTCGGATGACTGGGTTGATTATCTGATTGAACTCACGCAGACCGGACTCGACCAACGTAAACAGGAAGCCTTGCCTCAGCCTGAAATCGTCGCTTCGTTTTCAGGATTGCTGACGCTAACGCTTGGCGAAGACGCCAAGACCGGCGAACCTGTCACTGTCGAATTCAATCGCCGCACCAATAATTACCTGGCGGTCGCGGGTAAACCCGGAAGCGGCAAAACCCAATTCGTTAAAGACCTGCTTGTGCAATTGCGGCGACAATCCGATTACCAAGTCAACTTTATCTTTTTCGACTACTCAAAAGGCGATGTTGCCGACGATGACAAATTCATTAAGGCGACGCGCGCTGAGGTTATCAAATTGCCTGATGCGAGTCTGCCTATCAACCCATTCAGCCGCGTCAATGTCGGCAGCGAAATGGCAATCAAAATGGCGGCTCAAGAGTTTTCCGACACCGTGCGCGACATCGAACGAAATATGGGCGCAGTGCAAGGGCAATTCCTTTATGACGCCATCCTCACGGCTTTTGACGTAGCGCGTGGCGAAACCCTGCCTTACCCGGATTTTCACGAAGTGAGAAAAGAAGTTGATTACGCTTATTTCAACAACAACCGCAAACCCGACACCCTGAGCGAAGTGATACGGCAAATCACCGATTTTCAAATCTTCGGGAAGGCAAAAAATAAAGAGTTGTGGAAAACCCTGACCGATAAAACCGTCGTGGTGGATTTGCATGGACTGACGGTTTTACGCGAACTAACGGTGTGTCTGGTGCTGGACGCGATTCATCGGGAACTGATGGCGATGCCTGATTCAGAAGTCATCAACGGCGCACGAGCAATGCGGACAATCATCGTCATTGACGAAGCCCACCATTATTTGAAGGACAAAAAACGCAATCGCATTTTGCAAAGATTGATTCGTGAAATTCGCAGCAAAGGGGCATCGGTTTTTCTGCTGTCGCAATCGCCCGACGATTACGACCAGAATGAATTCAATTTTGCCGAGATGTTGGAATTTATTTTCGTTCTGCAATCCAGCGCCAACGCCAGTAAATTTTTGCAAAGCGCGCTTGGCATCACGGCGCAACGCGCAAAGCCATTGCTTGCCGAAGTCGCCAATTTAAAATCGGGCGATGCCATTACCAAATCATTTGATGAAACCAAACGCGAAGGGTTCAGCCACTTAAAATTGCGGCAATTCTGGCGCGACTTCAAGAAATAA